In one window of Juglans regia cultivar Chandler chromosome 3, Walnut 2.0, whole genome shotgun sequence DNA:
- the LOC108994918 gene encoding pyruvate decarboxylase 1, translated as MDTKIGAVDACKPACSDVGSLPSNVAVSTIHDSIPSTFVNSSEATLGGHIARRLVQIGVTDVFTVPGDFNLTLLDHLIAEPGLTNIGCCNELNAGYAADGYARSRGVGACVVTFTVGGLSVLNAIAGAYSENLPVICIVGGPNSNDYGTNRILHHTIGLPDFSQELRCFQTVTCYQAVVNNLEDAHELIDTAISTSLKESKPVYISIGCNLAGIPHPTFSREPVPFSLSPKWSNKMGLEAAVEAAAEFLNKAVKPVLLGGPKLRVAKACDAFVELADACGYSFAVMPSAKGLVPEDHPHFIGTYWGAVSTAFCAEIVESADAYLFAGPIFNDYSSVGYSLLLKKEKAIIVQPERVVVGNGPSFGCVLMKDFLGALAKRLKRNSTSYDNYHRIYVPEGHPLKAVPREPLRVNVLFQHIQKMLSSETAVIAETGDSWFNCQKLKLPRGCGYEFQMQYGSIGWSVGATLGYAQAVPEKRVIACIGDGSFQVTAQDVSTMIRCGQRTIIFLINNGGYTIEVEIHDGPYNVIKNWNYTGLINAIHNGEGKCWTAKIHCEEELIEAIETATGAKKDCLCFLEVIAHKDDTSKELLEWGSRVSAANSRPPNPQ; from the exons ATGGACACCAAGATTGGAGCGGTTGACGCGTGTAAGCCAGCGTGCAGCGACGTGGGCAGCCTACCGTCGAACGTTGCCGTATCGACCATCCATGACTCCATCCCCTCCACCTTCGTCAACTCATCCGAGGCCACTCTGGGCGGCCACATCGCCCGCCGGCTCGTCCAAATCGGCGTGACTGACGTGTTCACCGTCCCTGGTGACTTTAACCTGACGCTCCTTGATCACCTCATTGCCGAGCCTGGTCTCACCAATATCGGCTGCTGCAACGAGCTCAACGCTGGATACGCCGCTGACGGATACGCCCGCTCGCGTGGCGTCGGCGCCTGCGTCGTCACCTTCACTGTCGGTGGGCTCAGCGTCCTCAATGCGATTGCCGGCGCGTACAGTGAGAACTTACCAGTCATTTGCATAGTAGGTGGCCCCAACTCCAATGACTACGGGACAAACCGGATTCTTCACCACACTATTGGCTTGCCTGACTTTAGCCAAGAGCTCAGATGCTTTCAAACTGTCACTTGCTATCAG GCTGTGGTGAACAATTTGGAAGATGCTCATGAGCTGATCGATACAGCCATTTCAACTTCTTTAAAAGAAAGCAAGCCTGTTTACATTAGCATTGGCTGCAACTTGGCTGGGATTCCTCATCCAACTTTCAGCCGTGAACCTGTTCCATTTTCACTTTCTCCCAA ATGGAGTAATAAGATGGGTTTGGAGGCTGCAGTGGAGGCAGCCGCGGAGTTCTTGAATAAGGCCGTGAAACCTGTTTTGCTGGGCGGTCCTAAACTGCGAGTTGCAAAGGCATGCGATGCCTTTGTTGAGCTCGCCGATGCTTGCGGTTATTCCTTTGCGGTGATGCCATCAGCGAAAGGGCTTGTGCCGGAGGACCACCCCCATTTCATTGGGACTTACTGGGGTGCTGTGAGCACTGCTTTCTGCGCGGAGATTGTGGAGTCCGCGGATGCTTACTTATTTGCTGGACCTATTTTCAACGACTATAGCTCCGTTGGGTATTCTCTCCTTCTGAAGAAGGAGAAGGCAATCATCGTGCAGCCGGAGCGGGTAGTGGTTGGGAATGGGCCTTCATTTGGGTGTGTTTTAATGAAGGACTTCCTCGGAGCACTCGCTAAGCGGCTCAAGCGAAACTCTACTTCTTATGACAATTATCATAGGATCTATGTCCCCGAGGGGCATCCTCTGAAGGCTGTACCGAGAGAACCTTTGAGGGTTAATGTTTTGTTCCAGCATATACAAAAGATGTTATCTAGTGAGACTGCTGTGATTGCTGAGACCGGAGACTCATGGTTTAACTGTCAGAAACTGAAGTTGCCACGAGGTTGCGG GTATGAGTTCCAAATGCAATATGGATCAATCGGTTGGTCAGTTGGTGCAACTCTTGGGTATGCACAGGCTGTGCCAGAGAAGCGAGTGATTGCTTGCATTGGTGATGGAAGCTTTCAG GTCACTGCACAAGATGTGTCAACAATGATTCGATGTGGGCAGAGGACCATCATCTTCCTGATAAATAATGGTGGATACACCATAGAAGTTGAAATCCATGATGGTCCTTACAACGTCATTAAGAACTGGAACTACACAGGGTTGATTAATGCAATACACAATGGCGAAGGCAAGTGCTGGACAGCCAag ATCCATTGTGAGGAGGAACTGATTGAAGCAATCGAGACGGCAACGGGGGCCAAGAAGGACTGCTTGTGCTTCCTTGAAGTGATTGCTCACAAGGATGATACCAGCAAAGAGCTGCTTGAATGGGGTTCGAGGGTCTCTGCCGCCAATAGCCGTCCGCCCAACCCTCAGTAA